The sequence CGCGATGCATGTGACATTCTTCTGAAGAAAATTGATGCGCTGCTCGAAGTGCTTAAGCGGCGCGCCTTTGAATTCAAGAAGACGCCGCAGATCGGTCGCACCCACGGCATTCACGCCGAACCAACTTCGTTCGGGATGACGTTCGCGCTTTGGTACGACGAGATGCGCCGCAATCGTGAACGCCTGACGCGCGCATATGAAGCGGTCGCGGTGGGAAAATTGAGCGGCGCTGTCGGCTCGTTCGCGCACCTCGGCCCCGAAGTCGAAGAAAAGGTTTGCGCGCGGCTCGGATTGAAACCTGCACCCGTCTCAACGCAAATCGTCCAGCGCGATTCGTACGCGGAATACCTCTGCACCCTGGCCATCATCGCGTCGTCGCTCGATAAGTTCGCGCTCCAGGTTCGCCACTGGCAGCGCACCGAAGTTCGCGAAGCGCAGGAGAAATTCAAAAAAGGCCAGAAGGGATCGAGCGCGATGCCGCACAAGCGCAATCCGATCCTTTCCGAAAGAATTTGCGGGATGGCTCGGGTGGTGCGCGCGAACAGTATCGTTGGGCTTGAGAACGTCGCGCTCTGGCATGAACGCGATATCTCGCACTCCTCAGCTGAACGGGTCGTGTTGCCCGATTCGAGCATTGCCACGGATTACATCCTGCAGAAAGCGGCTTCGCTGCTGGACGGGCTGGTCGTTTATCCCGAACGCATGCTGGAAAACCTCAACGCGACTCGCGGGCTGGTTTTCAGTGGCCAACTGCTGCTGGCGCTGACGCAAGCGGGCACCGCTCGTGAAACGGCTTACGAGTGGGTGCAGCGAAATGCGATGAAGTGCTGGGACGAGGGCGCCGATTTTCGCGAACTGGTCTCAGCAGACAAAGACATCGCCGCTCATATCAGTCGCGAACAAATCGATGCAGTTTTTTCGTTGGAGAAATATTTGAAGAACGTCGATGAGGTCTTTGCGCGGGTGTTTGAAGAGAGTGGTCAGAACCGCCTGCGGTAGCGGGCGGTTCACCTTTGAAGTTACGGACTCAAACAATCAGAGATCAATCGCCCGGCTACCGCAGGCGTTCTGACCGAACTAAACTCCAGCCCACTTAGCGGCCATGTTGCCGATGATCGGCATCTTGAACATCGCTCCCTGGTAGGCTTTGACCGCGCCAAGAATCAATCCGCCGAAGTACAGCACAATAAACACCAGCCAGAGCAGGCCAAACAACATGCCTGCCAGTCCGGTGGCCGCGCCGCTTTCGGTTGCCACGGAAGCCGCTGCGCCTCCGACCAGCAGAATCGCGCCGATGATCCAGAGCGCAATCATCAATATGATCATGGCTACGTGGAAACACAGCGATTGAATCGCGTGAAACTTCACAAAGCTATTCTCTTTCTCCATGATCACCGAGATGATCGCGATGATGCCGATCGGGTAACCGAGCGCCGCGGCGACATTTCCATCAAGTCCGAGGGCAGACTTACCTGTATCCATTTTGATTTCTCTCCTGTTCGACTAAGTTGTTGACAGTGTTATTTGTTCACGGTGTTCCAGGCCAGGTCGCCGATGAAGGGCAGCTTGTACCATTGACCGCCGTACCCTTTTATTCCCGCGAAGATCCAGATGATGACAAAGATCAGCAACAGGATCAGCCTGAGGCCGAGGATGATAAAGAACGAGAGGATTCCCAGGTCGGCCGTCTCAAACGCAAATCGTAGAAACAGGCCGAGGATCCCGACGATGATACCAACCACAATTTGCGCAGCGACCAGAAACAGCGCCTGCAGTGCGTGGAATTTGACGAAGCGATTCTCTTTTTCTGTGACCAGGAAAACGATGCTGAGAATCACGCCCAGACAACAAAGAAAGTTCGCGATGTAACAGAGCATCGCCCCGACATTGGAATCCAGTCCCAGACTGGTTTTGCCGCCGGGAGCTCCTGACGGCGGGCCGCCCGCGTCGTATGGAGAAGACATTTAAGTATCCTTAATTCAAACGATCAAAGAATCAACGAGCGTGGTCGCGGCAAATACTATGATATCGGCTACCGTTTACGCAATGTTTGCCGTATTATCGTGCGTTCTTTAGGGAATGGGTACGCGCGCCGCTGGCGCGTTTAAGCACACCGGAGGCGTGCGTACCAATGCATCACAATGAAAGCTAAAGTTTACGTCACTTTGAAACCCAGCGTCCTGGACCCGCAAGGCAAGGCTATTAAGCACTCAGTCGAATTGCTCGGGTACAACGGCATCGACGACATTCGCCAAGGCAAGTATTTTGAGATCGCGCTCGAAAGCGGGTTGAATGAAGATAACGCGCGCACGGAAGCGACGCGCATGGCGCGCGAGATTTTGTCGAACCCGATTATCGAAGACTTTCGCGTAGAGATTGAAAAGTAACCAGTACTAAAAATGAAATTCGGTGTCATAGTTTTTCCCGGTTCAAATTGCGATCACGACGCTTATCACGTCATCTCAAAACACGTCGGCCAGCCCGTCGACTTCATCTGGCATCGCGAGACTGACCTCTCTTCCTACGACGCGCTCATCATTCCTGGCGGCTTTTCTTACGGCGACTATCTGCGCGCCGGGGCGCTGGCGAGCTTCTCGCCGGTTATGGCCTCGGTGAAAAAATTCGCGGCCCAGGACAAACTGGTGTTGGGTATTTGTAACGGCTTTCAGATTCTGTGCGAGGCGGGACTACTGCCCGGCGCTTTGATTCGCAATCGCGAACTGCATTTTGTGTGCGAGCACGTGAACGTGCGCGTGGAAAGCACCGACACGCCGTTTACGCACGAACTGAGACGCGGACAAGTGTTGAAGATGCCCGTGGCGCACGCCGAGGGCAACTACGTCTGCGACGACGCGACCTTTGAAGAGTTAACGCGCGATAATCGAGTTATCTTTCGCTACAGCGATCGCGACGGGAGAGTTTCGCCCGAAGCAAACATCAACGGTTCGCGTGATAACATTGCCGGCATCTGTAGTCGCGGTCGCAACGTTATGGGTTTGATGCCGCACCCTGAGCGGGCGTGCGAAGACGCGCTCGGATCAAGCGACGGGCGCGCAATTTTCCATTCTTTGGTTGGCGCCGTTACCGCGATCGCAGCTTAAGCAAACTCCTTCGTGACTAACGCGAAGAAAGGGACTTTTTGAAATGAAACGTCATTCCGCCTGGATCGCCCTGGGCTTGCTTCTTTTCGTAGTGCTGGCCTGCAATCTCTCGAAGAACAAGAACAGCAACGTCAACGTCAACATCAACAGCGGCTCGGACCGGCCGGCCAACGCCGAGGTCTATACGGACGAAGTGTTCGCCGCCAAGTCAGAAGACGGCGCGGCAACTTCAACTTTTGCGCCGTCGGACCGCACGGTGCACGTCGTCATCAGTCTCAACAAAGCGAAAGCCGGCACTGACGTGAGGGTTGTTTGGTTCGCAGACGAGGTCGAGGGTGCCACCAACAAAGAGCTGAAGACCCTCGAATACACAACGAAAGCATTCGACAAGAAGATTCCCGGTTACTTGCGTTGGTCTCAGGATTGGCCGAAGGGCCGTTACCGGGTGGCCGTCTACATCAACGGCAACCTTGACCGGACAATCTACTACGAAGTCCAGTAAGTCGCTCCGGCAATCGCGAGCGATGGCTTGAATCTCTTAATGAAACGAGTCGTCCCTTTCGTACTTATT is a genomic window of Pyrinomonadaceae bacterium containing:
- a CDS encoding DUF4870 domain-containing protein — encoded protein: MSSPYDAGGPPSGAPGGKTSLGLDSNVGAMLCYIANFLCCLGVILSIVFLVTEKENRFVKFHALQALFLVAAQIVVGIIVGILGLFLRFAFETADLGILSFFIILGLRLILLLIFVIIWIFAGIKGYGGQWYKLPFIGDLAWNTVNK
- a CDS encoding DUF4870 domain-containing protein → MDTGKSALGLDGNVAAALGYPIGIIAIISVIMEKENSFVKFHAIQSLCFHVAMIILMIALWIIGAILLVGGAAASVATESGAATGLAGMLFGLLWLVFIVLYFGGLILGAVKAYQGAMFKMPIIGNMAAKWAGV
- the purQ gene encoding phosphoribosylformylglycinamidine synthase subunit PurQ; its protein translation is MKFGVIVFPGSNCDHDAYHVISKHVGQPVDFIWHRETDLSSYDALIIPGGFSYGDYLRAGALASFSPVMASVKKFAAQDKLVLGICNGFQILCEAGLLPGALIRNRELHFVCEHVNVRVESTDTPFTHELRRGQVLKMPVAHAEGNYVCDDATFEELTRDNRVIFRYSDRDGRVSPEANINGSRDNIAGICSRGRNVMGLMPHPERACEDALGSSDGRAIFHSLVGAVTAIAA
- the purB gene encoding adenylosuccinate lyase — protein: MIPRYTLPEMGALWSEQNKFQKWLDVEIAVCEVHAEMGTIPHDALEQIKARAKFSVERIKEIEKTTDHDVIAFTTNLAESIGAAARFVHYGLTSSDVVDTANALLLRDACDILLKKIDALLEVLKRRAFEFKKTPQIGRTHGIHAEPTSFGMTFALWYDEMRRNRERLTRAYEAVAVGKLSGAVGSFAHLGPEVEEKVCARLGLKPAPVSTQIVQRDSYAEYLCTLAIIASSLDKFALQVRHWQRTEVREAQEKFKKGQKGSSAMPHKRNPILSERICGMARVVRANSIVGLENVALWHERDISHSSAERVVLPDSSIATDYILQKAASLLDGLVVYPERMLENLNATRGLVFSGQLLLALTQAGTARETAYEWVQRNAMKCWDEGADFRELVSADKDIAAHISREQIDAVFSLEKYLKNVDEVFARVFEESGQNRLR
- the purS gene encoding phosphoribosylformylglycinamidine synthase subunit PurS, which gives rise to MKAKVYVTLKPSVLDPQGKAIKHSVELLGYNGIDDIRQGKYFEIALESGLNEDNARTEATRMAREILSNPIIEDFRVEIEK